The Sandaracinus amylolyticus genomic interval GCGCGCGACGGAGATCTGCTCGAGCACGAGCTGTCCGCGGTCGAGCGCTGGCGCGGGACCATCCTGCGGGTCGCGCTCGAGGAGATGACGCACCTCTCGCTCGTCGCGAACCTGATGACCGCGATCGGGGCGACGCCGCACTTCGATCGATCGAATTTCCCGATCGCCGCGGGCGCGCATCCGTCGCGCATCGTGCTCGAGCTCGCTCCGTTCGATCGCGCCACGCTCGAGCACTTCGTCTTCCTCGAGCGCCCCGTGGGCGTCGAGCTCCACGACGGCGCCGGCTTCGAGCCGACGCGCAGCTACGCGCGCGACGCGCGACCCACGCGCTACATGCCGTCGGCGCAGGACTACGACACGGTCGGCGAGCTCTACGCGGCGATCCGGAACGGCTTCGATCACCTCTCGGCCGAGCTCGGCGAGACGGGCCTGTTCATCGGTGATCCGTCGGCGCAGGTCGGCCCCGATCTGATGTCGCTGCCGGGGATCCGCGCCGTGACCGACCTCGCGTCGGCGCACGTTGCGCTCGACACGATCGTCCTCCAGGGCGAGGGCGCGCCGGGGCACTCCGAGGGCTCGCACTTCGCGATGTTCGAGCAGGTGCGCGACGAGCACGCCGCGCTCTCGGCCGCGCGCTCCGAGTTCCGCGCCGCGCGACCGGCCGCGCGGAGCCCGGTTATGCGCAGCCCGCTCGATCCGCGCGGTCGCGTGTGGGTCGTCGAGCCCGACGCCGCCGCGCTGCTCGACGTCGCGAACTCGATCTACACGCTCTCGCTCCGCCTCCTCTGTCAGGGCTTCGTGCGCCGAGGCGATCGCGACGCGAAGCGCACGCTCCTCGCGTCGTCCGTCGACGGAATGCGCGCGTTCGCGATCCTCGCCACCGAGCTCACGCGCCTGCCCGCGAGCCCCGAGCATCCCGGCGTGAACGCGGGCGTGAGCTTCGCGGGCCTGCGCTCGGTCGACACGATCCCGCACGGACACAGCGAGTGGACGTTCCTCGCCGAGCGCGCGCGCGAGCTCGCGGGCGCGTGCCGATCGGTCGCGTCGATCGCGGCACCGATCGCGCACACGGTGCGCGTGATGGAGCGGCTCGTGGGGGCCCTCGAAGATCAGCGAGCGCTCGAAGAACAGCGCGCGACGAGCGCGCCCGCCGCGACCTCCGCGCCCGCGCCGCGCCGCACGCTGACCGTCGTCCCGCCGCAGCCCGGCGCGTTCGTCGAGGAGGCGCGCACCGACGACGTCGCGCTGCGGTTCGAGGGACGCCGGTGCATCCACGCGCGGCACTGCGTGCTCGGCGCGCCGACGGTGTTCCTCGCCAACGTGCAGGGGCCGTGGCTGCACCCGGAGACGATCCCCGTCGAAGCGCTGGTGCGCGTCGCGCAAGCGTGCCCGAGCGGCGCGATCACCTACGAGCGCCTCGACGGCGGACCCGAGGAAGAAGCGCCCGAGGTCAACACGATCCGCATTCGCGAGAACGGCCCGCTCGCGGTCCACGCCGCGCTCGCGATCGAAGGCGAGGCTCCGCGCCACCGCGCCACGCTCTGCCGCTGCGGACGCAGCCGTCAGAAGCCGTACTGCGACGGCTCGCACAACGAGGGCTTCACCGCCAGCGGGGAGCCCGCGTCGATCGAGACCACCGCGCTGCCGGTGCGCGACGGAACACTGGTCGTCGTGCCCGTCGAGGACGGCCCGCTCGACGTGCGCGGCAACGTCGAGATCTGCGCAGGCACCGGGCGCATCGTGCTGCGCACGAGCGGCGTGCGCCTCTGTCGGTGCGGCGGATCGTCGACGAAGCCCGTGTGCGACGGCACGCACGCGCGCATCGGCTTCCGCTCGTCGTGATCGCGCAAAGGGCGTCCAACCTCGCGCGCGCGGTGCGCTCCACACCGTGCGCATGAGCAAGCTGACGCACGCTTCGGGCGCCCCGGTCGTCGACAACCAGAACACGCTCACCGCGGGCCCGCGTGGTCCCACGTTGCTCGAGGACGTCTGGCTCCTCGAGAAGCTCGCGCACTTCGATCGCGAGGTGATCCCCGAGCGGCGCATGCACGCGAAGGGCTCGGGCGCCTACGGGCACTTCACGGTCACGCACGACATCACGCGCTACACGAAGGCCGCGCTCTTCTCGGAGATCGGCAAGCGCACCGAGGCGTTCGTGCGGTTCTCGACGGTCGCGGGCGAGCGCGGCGCCGCCGACGCGGAGCGCGACATCCGCGGCTTCGCGGTGAAGCTCTACACCGAGCAGGGCATCTGGGATCTCGTCGGCAACAACACGCCGGTGTTCTTCCTGCGCGACCCGCTGCGCTTCCCCGATCTGAACCACGCGGTGAAGCGCGATCCGCGCACCGGCATGCGCAGCGCCCAGAGCAACTGGGACTTCTGGACGCTCATGCCCGAGGCGCTGCACCAGGTGACGATCGTGATGAGCGATCGCGGCCTGCCGCGCAGCTACCGCCACATGCACGGGTTCGGCAGCCACACGTTCAGCTTCGTCAACGCGCAGAACGAGCGCTGCTGGGTGAAATTCACGCTGAAGACCCAGCAGGGGATCCAGAACCTCACCGACGCCGAGGCGCAGGAGCTCGTCGGTCGTGATCGCGAGAGCTCGCAGCGCGATCTCTTCGAGGCGATCGAGCGCGGCGACTTCCCGCGCTGGACGCTCTTCGTGCAGATCATGAGCGAGGAGCAGGCGCGCACGTGGCGCCAGAACCCGTTCGATCTGACGAAGGTCTGGCCGCACGCCGACTTCCCGCTGCTCGAGGTCGGCGTGCTCGAGCTGAACCGCAACCCCGAGAACGTGTTCGCGGAGGTCGAGCAGGCCGCGTTCACGCCCGCGAACGTCGTGCCCGGGATCGGCTTCTCGCCCGATCGGATGCTGCAGGCGCGGCTCTTCTCGTACGGCGATGCGCAGCGATATCGGCTCGGCGTGAACCACCATCAGATCCCCGTGAACGCGCCGAAGTGCCCGGTGCACAGCTATCACCGCGACGGTCAGGGGCGCGTCGACGGCAACCAGGGCGGTCGCCTCGCGTACGTCCCGAACTCGCACGGCGAGTGGACCGACAGCCCCGAGCGCATGGAGCCGCCGCTGCCGCTCGAGGGCGCGGCCACGCACTACGATCACCGCCTCGACGGCGACGATCACGCGCAGCCCGGCGCGCTGTTCCGGCTCTTCTCGCCCGAGGAGAAGCAGCGCCTCTTCGACAACACCGCGCGCGCGATGCGCGGCGTGAGCCGCGAGGTGTGCGAGCGCCACGTCGCGAACTGCACGAAGGCCGATCCCGAGTACGGCGCGGGCGTCGCGCGCGCGCTGGGCCTCGATCGCTGACGCAAACAGCGTCCAAGGCAGCGACGCACTCGCCACGCAGGATGACGAGCATGGCCAAGCGAACGGCAGACGTGGTGTGGAACGGCGGGTTTCGTGACGGGCGCGGCAGCATCGCGACCCAGAGCACCGCCGTGAAGGCGAGCTACTCGGTGCGCTCGCGCATGGAGGACGGACCGGGATCGAACCCGGAGGAGCTGCTCGGCGCGGCGCACGCCGCGTGCTTCACGATGGCGCTCAGCGCGATCCTCGGCGGCGCGGGCTACACGGCGACCGAGCTCCGCACCCACGCGAGCGTCACGCTCGCGAACGACGGCGGACAGTTCTCGATCCCCGAGATCGTGCTCGAGCTCGAGGGTGTGGTCCCCGGCATCGACGAGGCCACGTTCGTCCGCCACGCCGAGACCGCGAAGGCGACGTGCCCGGTCTCGAAGGCGCTCGCGGGCGTTCCGACGATCACGCTGCGCGCGTCGCTGAAGACCGCCTGAGCCGCATGCGCGATCGTCTCGCGGCGCGCGGCGTCTGGCTCGTGCTGGCGCTGCTCGCGCACGCTCCGGTCGCGCGCGCGCAGGCCCTCAACTACTCCGGCTTCCCGGTGGGCAGCCACGCGCTCGGTCTCGGCGGCGCGTTCACCGGCGTCGCCGACGATGCGTCCGCCGTCTATCACGACCCCGGCGCGCTCGCGTTCGGCGACTCGGGCGCGGTCGCGACGAGCCTCTCGCTCAACGTCTCCGATCAGCTCACGGTGCACGACGGCTACGCGTCGATCGGCGGCGCCGAGGATCTGAGGCTCGACGGCGACGCGCCGCTGCCGGTGTTCCTCGGCGGCGTCGTGCACTTCGGAGACGACGAGGCGCCGCGGCACGGTCTCGCGATCGCGACGTTGAACCCGCACCAGGAGACGCGCGCGTTCTCGTTCCACGGCGCCGATGGTGCGAGCGCGACGAGCCTCCGCGTCGAGCACCGCGACGGAACGCGCTGGTTCGGGATCGGGTACGGCCTCCGCCCCGATCGTGCCTGGGGCATCGGTGTCTCGCTGTACGCCGCGCGGCGATCGATGACGCATCGCGAGGAAGAGGTCGCGACGGTGATCGGGCCGAGCGAGCTGCTCGCGGCGCGACAGACCACGACCTCGCTGGAGGCCTGGCACCTCGTCGCGATGCTCGGCTTCCACTGGCAGATCGACGGCCGCGTGCGGTGGGGCGTCACGCTGCGACTTCCGGGGATCGCGCTCACCGAGACCGCATCGGTGGTGGACCACGCGAGCACGGTGATCGGGGGCGCGCCCACTGCGACCTTCGAGCGCCGCGACGATCTCGCGGGCGAGTCGCCGATCCCGTGGTCGATCCGAACCGGCCTCGCGCTCGCGCTGGATCCCGAGATCCTCGTCGCGCTCGATCTCGGCGTCGTCGGCGCGGCGGGGCGGGTGCGCCCGTTCGCATCGAGCGAGTCGGCGCCGCGACCGGGCGTGTGGGTCGCACGCGAGTACGACGCCGACGCCGTGTTCCAAGCGGCGCTCGGCAGCGAGATGACGATTGCCGGGATCGTGCCAGTCGCGTTCGGCGTGTTCACGAATCTCTCGGCGTCACCATCGCTCTCGAGCGACGCCGTCGACTCCTATCGTCCCGATCGCATCGACGCATTCGGGCTGAGCGGGAGCGTCGGATATCGCGGTGACGACTATCGCATCCAAGTCGGCGTGATGGCGATGCTCGGCTGGGGCATGGGCCTGCGGCCGCTGGGCGCGATCGGCGCGGCGGAGATGCAATACGCGCCCACCACGGTCGAGTGGCAGACGATCTATCTGTTCGTGACCGGCGGCGCGGGCGCGATCGGGCGCTTCGCGCGCGACGTGTACCGCGAGTTCCTCGAGGCGTGCGGCGTCGATCCCGGCGCGATCGCCGCGGCGCCCGACGAGCTCCCCTCGGACTGCCCTCCTGACTCCGATGCTGCGCCAGCATCGGAGTCGCCCACTGACGACATCAACCCTGTACTACGGTGATCACGAATCGCGCGCAGAACCTCGGCATGCGAGCGGTGATGTGCGTGATCGCGATCTCGGCGCTCTCCTCGACCGCGCACGCGCAGCTCGACTGGGAGCCGGAGACGCCCGGAGCGCCGACGATCGACTCCACGGTCCGCGCCGCGCTCCGCGGCGGCACCGAGGACGTCCGAGGGCGCGCTCGCACGGTGAGCGACGTGCTGCTCCTCGCCACGCTCGGCGTCGCGATCACCGACACGATCCTCGACCCGCTCTCCCACGACGACCCCGACGCGCTCGGGCCCTCGCTCTTCTTCGGCGCCTCCGCGCTCGCGCTCACCTGGACGCTCGGCGAGCTGGTCAAGCACGCGACGGTGCGCGCGAGGCCGTACACGCTCGCGTGCGACGAGGCTCCGTTCGCGTGCGACGCGCGCGCCGCGACGCTCAGCTTCTACTCGCTCCACGCGGCGCTGGCAGCGACGGGCGCCGCGATGGTGTGCGCGCGTCGGAGCGCGCTCGGAGACGCGTGGGACACCGGCATCTGCATCGGATCGATCGGCGCGGCTGCGGCGGTCGCGCTGCTCCGGATCGTCGGAGACATGCACCACGCGACCGACGTCGTGGTCGGTGCGCTCCTCGGCATCGCGAGCGGCCTCGCGTTCGGAGCGCTGGTGTCGTCGTCCTCGGAGCTGCGGTGATCGGTCGAGCCGGAGCGCCCGCCGGCGCCCGCGAGCGGATTCGATCAGGCCGCCGAGAGCCAGCGCGCGCCGCCGTCGTCGCACGCGATCCGCACTGCGCGCGCGTACGCGCCCGGCGTGGTGCCGGTGATCTCGCGGAAGCTCCGGTTGAAGTGGCTCTGATCGCAGTAGCCGACCTCGTGCGCGACCGAGATGCAGTCCGCGCCCGCCGCGAGGAGCGCCCGCGCGCGCGCGACGCGCACCTGCGCGCGGAAGCGCAGCGGCGAGAGCCCGAGGTGCTGCGCGAACACGCGGCAGAGATGACAGCGGTGGACACCCGCCACCGCCGCGAGATCCTCGAGCCGGAGCTCGTCCGCGAGGGTCTGCGCGATGTACGCGCACGCGCGCGCCAGCCGCGCGTCGAGCCGCCTCGGCGCGGGCGGCGCGGAGCGGAGCGCCTCTCTCGCGCGCTCGTCGAGCGTCGACGGAGCGACGTCGACGTCGACGTCGAGGTCGACCACCCGCGCCTCGAGCGCGGCGCCGGGCGATGTGCCCTCCGGGCGCCCGAACACCACGCGGAACGACGCGCCGCGATCCGTGTGGAGCACGACGTGCGCGCCCGGTCCGTCGATCACCAGCACGGCGCCGCACGCGAGCTCGCCGCGCTGCCGACCGGCGCGGAACCGGACGCCCGCGCTGCGCGCCTGGACCATCACGCGCGCGGGCCAGACGAACGACCAACTGCGCGACGGCGCTTCGTCGACCTCGAGCACCTCGAGCGCCGCGTCGCGAGACCATCGGACCGAGAGCGCCGCGCGCGACGGAGCGGGGCGTGGGGCGCGAGCAGTTCGTTCCATCGTGATGCGTCCTCCGCACCGCCATCGAGCAGCGTGCGTGCCAGGCGCGTGACGGCCGCGCGATCACGCGCGGCGCGCGCCGTCGGGGCAGCGGTCTCGCGCGTCGCTGTCCAACCGTGGACACCGGTGTCGGCGCGTCGGCGCGAGGCGCATCGGCGCCCGCGAGCGGCACCCATACCAAGGTATGATGGCCGCCGGCCGCGTCGGGGC includes:
- a CDS encoding phosphatase PAP2 family protein; this encodes MITNRAQNLGMRAVMCVIAISALSSTAHAQLDWEPETPGAPTIDSTVRAALRGGTEDVRGRARTVSDVLLLATLGVAITDTILDPLSHDDPDALGPSLFFGASALALTWTLGELVKHATVRARPYTLACDEAPFACDARAATLSFYSLHAALAATGAAMVCARRSALGDAWDTGICIGSIGAAAAVALLRIVGDMHHATDVVVGALLGIASGLAFGALVSSSSELR
- a CDS encoding ferritin-like domain-containing protein gives rise to the protein MKRFVPVHNREQLQALLAEAAEVEHDLMCCYLYAAFSLKDARDGDLLEHELSAVERWRGTILRVALEEMTHLSLVANLMTAIGATPHFDRSNFPIAAGAHPSRIVLELAPFDRATLEHFVFLERPVGVELHDGAGFEPTRSYARDARPTRYMPSAQDYDTVGELYAAIRNGFDHLSAELGETGLFIGDPSAQVGPDLMSLPGIRAVTDLASAHVALDTIVLQGEGAPGHSEGSHFAMFEQVRDEHAALSAARSEFRAARPAARSPVMRSPLDPRGRVWVVEPDAAALLDVANSIYTLSLRLLCQGFVRRGDRDAKRTLLASSVDGMRAFAILATELTRLPASPEHPGVNAGVSFAGLRSVDTIPHGHSEWTFLAERARELAGACRSVASIAAPIAHTVRVMERLVGALEDQRALEEQRATSAPAATSAPAPRRTLTVVPPQPGAFVEEARTDDVALRFEGRRCIHARHCVLGAPTVFLANVQGPWLHPETIPVEALVRVAQACPSGAITYERLDGGPEEEAPEVNTIRIRENGPLAVHAALAIEGEAPRHRATLCRCGRSRQKPYCDGSHNEGFTASGEPASIETTALPVRDGTLVVVPVEDGPLDVRGNVEICAGTGRIVLRTSGVRLCRCGGSSTKPVCDGTHARIGFRSS
- a CDS encoding catalase gives rise to the protein MSKLTHASGAPVVDNQNTLTAGPRGPTLLEDVWLLEKLAHFDREVIPERRMHAKGSGAYGHFTVTHDITRYTKAALFSEIGKRTEAFVRFSTVAGERGAADAERDIRGFAVKLYTEQGIWDLVGNNTPVFFLRDPLRFPDLNHAVKRDPRTGMRSAQSNWDFWTLMPEALHQVTIVMSDRGLPRSYRHMHGFGSHTFSFVNAQNERCWVKFTLKTQQGIQNLTDAEAQELVGRDRESSQRDLFEAIERGDFPRWTLFVQIMSEEQARTWRQNPFDLTKVWPHADFPLLEVGVLELNRNPENVFAEVEQAAFTPANVVPGIGFSPDRMLQARLFSYGDAQRYRLGVNHHQIPVNAPKCPVHSYHRDGQGRVDGNQGGRLAYVPNSHGEWTDSPERMEPPLPLEGAATHYDHRLDGDDHAQPGALFRLFSPEEKQRLFDNTARAMRGVSREVCERHVANCTKADPEYGAGVARALGLDR
- a CDS encoding OsmC family protein, with the protein product MAKRTADVVWNGGFRDGRGSIATQSTAVKASYSVRSRMEDGPGSNPEELLGAAHAACFTMALSAILGGAGYTATELRTHASVTLANDGGQFSIPEIVLELEGVVPGIDEATFVRHAETAKATCPVSKALAGVPTITLRASLKTA
- a CDS encoding helix-turn-helix domain-containing protein, which codes for MERTARAPRPAPSRAALSVRWSRDAALEVLEVDEAPSRSWSFVWPARVMVQARSAGVRFRAGRQRGELACGAVLVIDGPGAHVVLHTDRGASFRVVFGRPEGTSPGAALEARVVDLDVDVDVAPSTLDERAREALRSAPPAPRRLDARLARACAYIAQTLADELRLEDLAAVAGVHRCHLCRVFAQHLGLSPLRFRAQVRVARARALLAAGADCISVAHEVGYCDQSHFNRSFREITGTTPGAYARAVRIACDDGGARWLSAA